The genomic region aacaaaataaataggaatttaagttttaattaaatatattaagttaTGTTTTAAGATAATAAgttctaattatttatataaattcatatatatataaattgcagtaaatccgaaacggtacaccggtattgaccggtacccgaaatatatcgtaccgctggCCAAATCGGTACAGTCTCCGGTatggtattgacttccttggttttAACACCCTGTATGTCATTTCGCCTTCTTTGTTGTGATGCTgtggaatgaaaaaaatttgtgtttttgtccCCACGTTTTAGCCAAAAAATTCTAGATCTTTGGGCCAAAAATATCTCTTGTTTCAGCAGTAGGTCATCCAAAGTCTTGCTTACCCCAAAACATTTTGCTCTCAAGTCTTCAATAATCTCTTTAGTATTCAACTTATCCATTCTTATTTCAAGTTGCTTAATCTTTTCATCATTTGGATTGGCTTTGGAAGATCTTCAAGCCCTTAACACCACCCCACAAGCTTCAATTTTCTGCTTAATAAGTGCCAGCCCATGCACCCCACTCTCACCATCAGTCCATGCTTCACGAACTATATTTTTTCACTCCTCCCATTACAACCAAGcttcctaaaatttaaaaccttTTCTGCCTCATGATCTAGTCTTCCTATAATATTGTGTTTGAAGAACTATAGGGAGATGGTCTGAAGCATGGGTAGAGAGATTTGTCATTGAACTAAGTTGAAATTTTTCTCTCCAATCCTTTGTTGCTACTGCTCTTTCTAgttgaatttttgtgtttgcatttctagGCCTGTCGTTGTTCCGGGTAGAAGGATATCCCTTGAATCGTAAGTCCTCAAGTTGACAAACCTCCAATGCAGTACAGAATGAATCAATTTGGCTCATTTGGGGTGGCCTTTTGTTAAGCTTCTCAGAAGACTGGAGTATGGCGTTGAAATCCCCAATGCACTGCCAATGACCATACACAAAGGATTTAATGTGGGATAATAATTCCCAAGACTTGTTTTGCTGATTCGCTTTTGGCCATCCCTAAAAACCTATCAGCAACCATTCAAACCCATCATCCTCCTTCACTTTTGCAAGAATGTGATTAGCTGTGAAATTAActaaatctagcatcacgtcATTCTTCCATATTAATGCCAAGCCTCCACCCGAATCAGGCTTTTTGACTACGATCTTATTCGGGAAAGGTAATTCGCCATAAAAGTTTTCAAATCCATCACTATCTAACCATGTTTCCATCAGAAAACACACATTTGGAGCTTTCTCCCTCCCAACTTTGCGAAGGCTACGACCTGTCCAAGGGTTTTCAAGCCCTTGACAGTTCTGACTTAGGAGCCTCATTGCTTCTAGCAAGGGTGACAATCCACCCTTGTCGATACATCATCAGAAATTGGAATCACTTTCTCTCGCTTCACCCTTTGTGCTTCCTCCTCTTCTCACGATGTGTAAAGGTTAGTGTTATGTGTACTAACTCTTTTCCCTAGAAGTGATACATTAGTTGCCTTAGTGATACTTCCAAGCCTATAATCCATCCTTATAATCCTGGTCTAAGTAGATTTTGGCTTAGGAGTTAGCCCACTCGGTCCATCACCATGTTTTGCTTGTAAGTccttagaatttgaatttgaattcccAGAATCACAATTCACAATTATAGGGATAGAGTTTCGCTTATCAGCATCCTTTACTCCTTTATTCTCGAGACAAACTTGCTGGATTTCGAGCCTTTCCCATGAATGTCGAGATTATCATtttgtagatgctcattttttgaCAAGCCCAGAAGAGAGGAAGGCCCAAAGTCATGGGTTGACGAAAGTATTGTGGAAGTACCACTAAGCAAGTGGTAGGAACAACGAATAGTGAGTCTAATAGACAAATAAATGGATCCTGAGGAAGTAAGTAGGCCTAAAAAGGCCCGAAAGAAAGTAACCACGAATCCATGGGTTGTAtagatgtagaaaagtgagaatgggtcaTAGCCGCTACAGCAGGCCCACAGTagtgcaagtaaagaaagtagGGGACTGTGGAAAATCTATAAGCCCTAAAGGAAAAGTGAGAAATGTTTGGGCCGAAGAAGCCCAaaaagttagtaaaagcccatgggagaCGTAGAATTGAGAAAGGGTCGAGGACGCCCGAGAGAGTAAGTGGGTCAAGGATGCCCAAATGGAAGTAGGTGGGACAATAGGAGCCGCAAGTAGCAAAGGGCCTAGAGGGATCATTGGGCCTTCGGAGAAAGAATGAACAGAAAAGGTCCAAAGTGGCCCAGCAGGCTTGGGGTCAAGAAGGCCTCATAGCAGGCATGACAGAATTGCATGGCAGGAAGCAAGTAACAAGGGCCGAGAATAAAAGGCTTGGAACGGCCCACGAACAAGCATGGCCCAGTCCTCAGAAGAAGCAAGCCACAAAAGAAAGGTCGGGCGAAATaacccacgccaaaagaagccaaaaatgaGCAGTAGGCTGAGCAGTTTTACGTTCAGACCGCGGCAAACAGATGAGCAGCGGGCAAGATTTTAACAAGCATGGAGGTAAGACATGCGCAAAGCCCAGATATCACTAGCCTGTACCTAGCCAATAtaggaaatggtgaggtcatgggtcagaggtaagggggtatggtttggcggtggggagggggaaaaatCCATTTTTGTATTTCCTGCTCAATTCCTTTTGGAAGCAATGTCTTGCTGGGGAGTCATGCGAACCAAAAAAGGCAAGGATGAGTGGGAACCACCAGGTGCATGCCGTAAGGGGTAAAGGGAAGGAGAGTATTCATCTCGTGGCAGGTAGGAATGCCGCAGGGagtgagaaaaacaaaaaaagtcttCTTTGACTGAGGCAGGGTAGCACTGGCTGGGTGACTGACCAGTCAGTGACGGTCGACAAAGGAGCCCATGCCAGACAAAAATGGTTAAGGGCTAAAAGGGTAAAAAGCCAAGCACTGCTGAGGCTATATAAGAAATCCTACAGTGAACGGCTAGAGAGGACGGGAAGGGGAACGAAAAATGGGAGAAAGGGAACCTCTGtaaaatagtagcaaaaattatagaaaacagGGGAATTAGAGGGCGCAGagaagaaaggagagaaaagacaaaagaaagaaagaaaaagagtaaaagaaaaagaaaatagaaacaaGAACGAAACTGAGTGAATGGAGTGATTGTCATACACCGAATGGATTAATCTCCCTCTCCCCTTCTAACTCATGCTCTCTGTTAACCAAACAAAGAATCTTGATCAACCAAAGTCACTTAGGCCCGTTccttcaaagcagctaatttTCCCTTAGAGAAATTAGTCGCGTTGAGGGAGTGGTTCCCTTTCCTGACACAAGCTCTATAAAACAGCCCACCGCGGCGGGCTAATGTTTGTTTCCTTAATACGCTCTTAACTCTCCATCTGACATTCATTATTCTGATATTATATTGTAAAGCAGCCACCCTGCATTAAGGCCCACTGACCATGTTGTTTAAATCTCTATTGTTTCCTGTCCTCTTTTACTATATCTGCCTGCTGTAGCTAACGTGACAGTTCTGCCTGCCGTAAAGATCTGATTACCAAAAGGCattgtttgtgcacaagccggaccaGGAAGGTTTGTCCCCGGACTGGTCCCAACTCTCTAACTCAGAAGAAAATTTTGGGCCCAGTATAGCAGCAGGCGGCCCAGCCTGACATTGAAAAGAGGCCCACACAGATCTCTTTGGGGGATATCCACTCCAAGATTTTCGGGCATAATCTACATCCATGATTGTTCATTGGGATCCGGTGTAACATCCTGTGTTGGTGATCTTTGGTGATTGCCGGAAGCTTTCAACCAATCGCCATATTGATAGTCTACGTCTCCCCCATTCTTCTCAATTGCAAAATGACTTGCACAGGGACGTAAATCATGACCAAGAagtccacaaaaatgacaaaagataGGCAGTCTTTCATATTTGAATTTCACCCATGTACGTTCCCCATCTGAATCTGCAATAAAACCTCCATGTCTCAGTGGTTTCGAGATAGGTAGTGCAACACAAACCTTCATAACGAAATTTCGAATATCTTGCTTCCTTCTCCTTTCAACTTATTTCGCAATGCCAATCAACTACCTACTTCAGTTGCTACTTGGGGAGAGACCATATCAAATGGAGCCCCCAAATTTGAATCCATAAAGAAGCGTGATCTAGTTTGACATTACTCGCATTCATCCCTTTATGCTATCTCTTAAGCATAAGCAATCGTTTATCAAAACTCCAAGGCCCTCCTTTTAAGACTCAGGTCAAATCAAATTCAGTTTGGAACTTGAACTGAAAAAGATTCGACCCAACTTCCACAATCTACAAATCAATATGCATCCCATGCTTTCCGTATTGTATTCATGGCTGCCCTTTAGGAGTTCATTTTAGTTAGTTCGTTCATTTTATGCCTAATTGTCATGAAAGATTTAGCGCATTTTGcttcttaattaaattatcaattggTTTTCAAAAAAACCATGAAAAGACAAGTGAATAGTTTGTTGTAGCAGATAATTCTAAATAgctagagcattcacattaatttatgcagaaattattgtccactcaaaataaaaaagtacttttattataaaaaagtacTTTTATTATAGCTagccatttttcaaaacatccACATTTGGTTATGTATTATAtactctattttat from Castanea sativa cultivar Marrone di Chiusa Pesio chromosome 11, ASM4071231v1 harbors:
- the LOC142616425 gene encoding uncharacterized protein LOC142616425 — translated: MRLLSQNCQGLENPWTGRSLRKVGREKAPNVCFLMETWLDSDGFENFYGELPFPNKIVVKKPDSGGGLALIWKNDVMLDLVNFTANHILAKCIGDFNAILQSSEKLNKRPPQMSQIDSFCTALEVCQLEDLRFKGYPSTRNNDRPRNANTKIQLERAVATKDWREKFQLSSMTNLSTHASDHLPIVLQTQYYRKTRS